From the Scatophagus argus isolate fScaArg1 chromosome 21, fScaArg1.pri, whole genome shotgun sequence genome, one window contains:
- the LOC124052712 gene encoding protoheme IX farnesyltransferase, mitochondrial: protein MYKTPCSRLSGLIGVSVKKKLVQNVPWCNQTACSLLQLHRRDPSNWLTYQHLTFLKRQYVAKNNSELHQRAIPKQAPVLTIVDERDDSVERQVQRVPTIDPVDTDTVSQPDDVTSKAQPHIPSLKPTTKDAAAQSNSMLNTALTPDETPFIHKESDEAREARLDKQWKLLKVDVADLPDIYSRLAKIKLTALVVTTAAAGYAMAPVPFDPIIFLVSSLGTGLASCAANSINQYFEVPFDSNMNRTKNRPLVRGQISPLHAVSFALACGVPGVALLTLAVNPLTGFLGALNIFLYTCCYTPLKRLSITNTWVGAVVGAIPPVMGWTAATGCLEPGALLLGAVLYSWQFPHFNALSWNLREDYSRGGYRMMSVTHPGMCKRVALRHSVGLIGLSALAPVLDVTTWSFPLVSLPINLYISYLAFRFYHKGDRSGARKLFFCSLWHLPMLLLLALTCKKPRRDPEDPALPPAALVS, encoded by the exons ATGTATAAAACGCCATGTAGCAGACTGTCAG GTTTGATTGGTGTAAGTGTGAAGAAAAAATTAGTTCAAAATGTTCCTTGGTGTAACCAGACTGCTTGCAGCCTTCTTCAGCTGCATAGGAGAGATCCATCAAACTGGCTGACGTACCAGCATCTCACCTTCCTGAAACGCCAG taTGTGGCAAAGAACAACAGTGAGCTTCACCAGCGCGCCATCCCGAAACAGGCTCCAGTCCTGACCATTGTGGATGAGAGAGATGACAGCGTTGAAAGACAAGTGCAGAGAGTACCAACTATTGATCCTGTGGACACAGATACTGTTTCACAGCCAGATGATGTGACCAGTAAGGCACAACCTCACATACCCAGCTTGAAGCCCACTACGAAggatgcagcagcacagagcaatTCTATGTTAAATACCGCTTTGACTCCAGATGAGACTCCCTTTATCCATAAGGAGTCGGATGAGGCAAGGGAGGCACGTCTAGACAAGCAGTGGAAGCTGCTGAAGGTTGATGTGGCTGACTTGCCAGATATCTACTCCAGGCTTGCCAAAATCAAACTCACAG CGCTGGTAGTTACGACTGCAGCAGCTGGATATGCAATGGCTCCAGTGCCGTTTGATCCCATCATCTTCTTGGTGTCATCTCTGGGAACAGGCCTCGCCTCGTGTGCTGCCAATTCAATCAACCAG TACTTTGAGGTGCCCTTTGACTCCAACATGAACCGCACAAAGAACCGTCCACTCGTCAGAGGACAAATCAG TCCCCTCCACGCCGTGTCCTTCGCTCTGGCCTGTGGCGTTCCCGGAGTCGCTCTGCTCACGCTGGCGGTGAACCCGTTGACGGGCTTCCTGGGTGCCCTCAACATCTTCCTCTACACTTGTTGCTACACGCCGCTCAAGAGACTGAGCATCACCAACACCTGGGTGGGAGCAGTGGTGGGTGCCATACCTCCTGTCATGGGCTGGACGGCTGCCACGGGTTGTCTCGAGCCAG GTGCCTTGTTGCTGGGTGCTGTCCTGTATAGCTGGCAGTTCCCCCACTTCAACGCCCTCAGCTGGAACTTGCGGGAAGACTACTCCCGCGGCGGCTACCGCATGATGTCCGTCACCCACCCCGGCATGTGCAAGCGGGTGGCCCTGCGCCACAGCGTGGGCCTGATCGGCCTTTCAGCCTTAGCCCCCGTGCTGGACGTGACCACCTGGAGCTTCCCGCTCGTCTCCCTACCCATCAACCTGTACATCAGCTACCTGGCCTTCCGTTTTTACCACAAAGGAGACCGCAGCGGCGCCCGCAAGCTGTTCTTCTGCAGCCTGTGGCACCTGcccatgctgctgctgctggcgcTCACTTGCAAGAAGCCTCGCAGAGATCCGGAGGATCCAGCTCTGCCTCCAGCCGCTTTAGTTTCGTAG